One Actinosynnema pretiosum DNA segment encodes these proteins:
- a CDS encoding SLC13 family permease encodes MDTFTCTTRPEQATVPLARPEPPRGRPRAHLALALAALAVLAAALPADGLHWRGAVVLAVFTGAVGAWVFTKVDDTWVALVAVSLLAASGAVEADEVFATLGADLVWLLIAAFVLAAGLTRSGLVERFTAALLNRARTPRQLAHLTTLALVGSSLAVPSTSGRAALALPVFTSLAKAVDPRLAKALSLLFPTVVLLSAVSTLIGAGAHLIADQLLADATGSGIGFLHWLLLGLPLAVLSCHLAAELTLLLFTRRRDRKTRLSLDLPTPPKAWTAPEKQAAATTAAVLALWCTEPLHGAPPALVGLLGALVITVPPHGEHRVSPGAALKTVPWSLLLFTAATAALGDALVTTGAAQWLADHALAPLEHASPEHFLIAVVLVGTAAHLAVQSRSARSSVLVPVVIPLALAAGVNPALAVFASTAAAGFCHTLTSSAKPVALFADVEGVPTYSARDLLRLSAALAPLHVAVVSAFALLVWPATGLPTSL; translated from the coding sequence GTGGACACCTTCACCTGCACGACCCGCCCCGAGCAGGCGACCGTCCCACTCGCCCGCCCCGAACCGCCGCGCGGGCGCCCGCGCGCCCACCTCGCCCTCGCGCTCGCCGCCCTCGCGGTGCTCGCCGCCGCCCTCCCCGCGGACGGGTTGCACTGGCGGGGCGCGGTGGTGCTCGCGGTGTTCACCGGGGCGGTCGGGGCGTGGGTGTTCACGAAGGTCGACGACACCTGGGTCGCGCTCGTCGCCGTCTCCCTCCTCGCCGCCTCCGGCGCCGTCGAGGCCGACGAGGTGTTCGCCACGCTCGGGGCCGACCTGGTCTGGCTGCTGATCGCCGCCTTCGTGCTCGCCGCCGGGCTCACCCGGTCGGGGCTGGTGGAGCGGTTCACGGCCGCGCTGCTCAACCGGGCCCGCACGCCGCGCCAGCTCGCGCACCTGACCACCCTGGCGCTGGTCGGCTCCTCCCTCGCCGTCCCCTCCACCTCGGGTCGGGCCGCGCTCGCGCTGCCGGTGTTCACCTCGCTGGCGAAGGCCGTGGACCCGCGCCTGGCGAAAGCGCTCTCGCTGCTGTTCCCGACCGTGGTGCTGCTGTCCGCCGTGTCCACCCTGATCGGCGCGGGCGCGCACCTCATTGCCGACCAGCTCCTCGCCGACGCCACCGGCAGCGGCATCGGCTTCCTGCACTGGTTGCTGCTCGGGCTGCCGCTCGCGGTCCTGTCCTGCCACCTGGCCGCCGAGCTGACCCTGCTGCTGTTCACCCGCCGCCGGGACCGCAAGACCCGCCTGAGCCTCGACCTCCCCACCCCGCCGAAGGCCTGGACCGCCCCCGAGAAGCAGGCCGCCGCCACGACCGCCGCCGTCCTCGCCCTCTGGTGCACCGAGCCCCTCCACGGCGCCCCGCCCGCGCTCGTCGGCCTGCTCGGCGCCCTGGTCATCACCGTCCCCCCGCACGGCGAGCACCGCGTCTCCCCCGGCGCCGCCCTCAAGACCGTCCCCTGGTCGCTGCTGCTGTTCACCGCCGCGACCGCCGCCCTCGGTGACGCCCTGGTCACCACCGGCGCCGCCCAGTGGCTGGCCGACCACGCCCTCGCACCGCTCGAGCACGCCTCCCCCGAGCACTTCCTGATCGCCGTCGTGCTGGTCGGCACCGCCGCGCACCTGGCCGTCCAGTCCCGCTCGGCCCGCTCGTCCGTGCTGGTCCCGGTGGTGATCCCGCTGGCGCTGGCCGCCGGGGTGAACCCCGCGCTGGCCGTGTTCGCCTCGACCGCCGCCGCCGGTTTCTGCCACACCCTCACGTCCTCGGCGAAGCCGGTCGCGCTGTTCGCCGACGTCGAGGGCGTCCCGACCTACTCGGCGCGCGACCTGCTGCGCCTGTCCGCCGCGCTGGCCCCGCTGCACGTCGCCGTCGTCAGCGCGTTCGCGCTGCTCGTGTGGCCCGCGACCGGCCTCCCCACCTCCCTCTAG
- a CDS encoding MFS transporter, with protein sequence MGRAVVERGVVRADALARLLVGTQFAFNVGFYAVLPHLAAHLSGGLGLAGWLVGVVLGLRTFSQQGMFVVGGALADRFGPRPAVLVGCALRVLGFGWLAFASGTASVIGAVLLIGFAAALFSPAVESEVARQALEREQRTGEPRTKLLGTFHAGGQAGALIGPVLGAVLLGQGFRAVALAGAAVFVVILVGHWFLMPGREPVTPPPLTFRGVAGNRAFLLLCLAYGGYLVIYNQMYLALPAELERATGGQAALGWLFALSSVIVVALQVPLSKWAGRALTPAAALRWGLGVLVAGCALPALLPATGLAGSVVFVVLLTGGQMLAAPAARALVPDLVDERLLGTFMGAMSSLSGLLVLATSAPLGAVAEAGGAAMWLGMAVIPLVGVLLVPRRGARA encoded by the coding sequence ATGGGTCGCGCGGTGGTCGAGCGCGGGGTGGTGCGCGCGGACGCGCTCGCCAGGCTGCTGGTGGGGACGCAGTTCGCGTTCAACGTGGGGTTCTACGCGGTGCTCCCGCACCTGGCGGCGCACCTGAGCGGCGGGCTGGGGCTGGCCGGGTGGCTGGTCGGCGTGGTGCTGGGGCTGCGGACGTTCAGCCAGCAGGGCATGTTCGTGGTCGGCGGCGCGCTGGCGGACCGGTTCGGGCCGCGTCCGGCGGTGCTGGTCGGGTGCGCGCTGCGGGTGCTGGGGTTCGGGTGGCTGGCGTTCGCCTCGGGCACGGCGTCGGTGATCGGGGCGGTGCTGCTGATCGGGTTCGCGGCGGCGCTGTTCTCGCCCGCCGTGGAGTCGGAGGTGGCGCGGCAGGCGCTGGAGCGCGAGCAGCGGACCGGGGAGCCCCGGACGAAGCTGCTGGGGACGTTCCACGCGGGCGGGCAGGCCGGGGCGCTGATCGGCCCGGTGCTGGGCGCTGTGCTGCTGGGGCAGGGGTTCCGGGCGGTGGCGCTGGCGGGCGCGGCGGTGTTCGTGGTGATCCTGGTCGGGCACTGGTTCCTGATGCCGGGCCGCGAGCCGGTGACGCCGCCGCCCCTGACGTTCCGGGGCGTGGCGGGGAACCGGGCGTTCCTGCTGCTGTGCCTGGCGTACGGCGGGTACCTGGTGATCTACAACCAGATGTACCTGGCGCTCCCGGCGGAGCTGGAGCGGGCGACGGGTGGTCAGGCGGCGCTGGGGTGGTTGTTCGCGCTGTCGTCGGTGATCGTGGTGGCGCTGCAGGTGCCGCTGTCGAAGTGGGCCGGGCGGGCGCTGACCCCGGCGGCGGCGCTGCGGTGGGGCCTGGGCGTGCTGGTGGCCGGCTGCGCCCTGCCCGCGCTGCTGCCCGCGACCGGCCTGGCGGGGTCGGTGGTGTTCGTGGTGCTGCTGACCGGCGGCCAGATGCTGGCGGCCCCGGCGGCGCGCGCGCTCGTGCCGGACCTGGTGGACGAGCGGCTCCTGGGGACGTTCATGGGGGCGATGTCGTCGCTGTCGGGGTTGCTGGTCCTGGCCACCTCGGCGCCGCTGGGGGCGGTCGCGGAGGCGGGCGGGGCGGCGATGTGGCTGGGGATGGCGGTGATCCCGCTGGTGGGGGTGTTGCTGGTGCCTCGGCGCGGGGCTCGGGCGTGA
- a CDS encoding helix-turn-helix domain-containing protein, with translation MPDSAPTIVELAADLRALRTRRARATGDGELTVRQIAASTGYALGTVSDYLTGTTLPPTDRFGVLVRLLGATPAEEVRLGRVRDQVEQERSARREARGRVLRELPPEVFGFAGRERFLAALDGLVDGPRYAVVSGPSGVGRTAAVVRWAHRRGHRFPDGAVYVDLRGRDSEVRPKAPGRRSLLVLDNVRSAEHARPLLAAWPGRAVVITGREFALRDAIHLPVPPLTAAEALDLLTRLTRNRPSVDQDAAAELVDRCARLPLALRLAAEVVATKVETSVQSLVAGLAARQRGVGDVRGVLAWTLSHQPPELVRAFRLVVAGSGRRITPRWLASAGQLDVGRARAQLDALGRAQLLHRAKPGHYGVHELVRACAGEPVRRSSSVAMTS, from the coding sequence ATGCCGGACAGCGCACCCACCATCGTCGAACTCGCCGCCGACTTACGCGCCCTGCGCACGCGCCGTGCCCGCGCCACCGGGGACGGTGAGCTGACCGTCCGCCAGATCGCCGCCTCGACCGGGTACGCGCTCGGCACGGTCTCCGACTACCTCACCGGCACCACGCTGCCGCCCACGGACCGGTTCGGGGTGCTCGTGCGGCTGCTCGGGGCCACGCCCGCCGAGGAGGTGCGGCTCGGGCGGGTCCGGGACCAGGTCGAGCAGGAGCGCAGCGCGCGGCGGGAGGCGCGCGGGCGGGTGCTGCGGGAGCTGCCGCCCGAGGTGTTCGGGTTCGCCGGGCGGGAGCGGTTCCTCGCGGCGCTGGACGGGCTGGTCGACGGGCCCCGGTACGCGGTGGTGTCCGGGCCCAGCGGGGTCGGGCGGACCGCGGCGGTGGTGCGGTGGGCGCACCGCAGGGGGCACCGGTTCCCGGACGGGGCGGTGTACGTGGACCTGCGCGGGCGCGACAGCGAGGTGCGGCCCAAGGCGCCGGGACGGCGGTCGCTGCTGGTGCTGGACAACGTCCGCAGCGCCGAGCACGCCCGCCCGCTGCTCGCGGCGTGGCCCGGCAGGGCGGTGGTGATCACCGGGCGCGAGTTCGCGCTGCGCGACGCGATCCACCTGCCCGTGCCGCCCCTGACCGCCGCGGAGGCCCTCGACCTGCTGACCAGGCTCACCCGCAACCGCCCGTCGGTCGACCAGGACGCGGCGGCGGAGCTCGTGGACCGCTGCGCCCGCCTGCCGCTGGCGCTGCGCCTGGCGGCGGAGGTCGTGGCGACGAAGGTGGAGACGTCGGTGCAGTCGCTGGTGGCTGGCCTGGCGGCGCGGCAGCGGGGGGTGGGGGACGTGCGCGGCGTGCTGGCCTGGACCCTGTCCCACCAGCCGCCGGAGCTGGTGCGGGCGTTCCGGCTCGTGGTGGCGGGCAGCGGACGGCGGATCACGCCCCGGTGGCTCGCCTCGGCCGGTCAGCTGGACGTCGGGCGCGCGCGGGCGCAGCTCGACGCGCTCGGGCGGGCGCAGCTGCTGCACCGGGCGAAGCCGGGGCACTACGGGGTGCACGAGCTGGTGCGGGCCTGCGCGGGTGAGCCGGTCAGGCGGTCGAGTTCGGTGGCGATGACGTCGTAG
- a CDS encoding PucR family transcriptional regulator codes for MTGDKAPPRIAGRAVAPALRAGASALAARVVERLTAELPVYADLPREEVAGDITAIVRHNLLVCADVLERRGPATEVELRPQRESAELRAEEGVPLEAVLSAYQLGASLCCRALIEDAGPDDLPTVLEVVEGLLGFQRQLTAEVTRAYQRAALDGHGRSGRHALLAALLAGEGPEAPGGYLALELLLPPHRDESGAGARVSARRKLRRVLAVLDGFADEPALTALDHAGGTALLPLAAEPAWPRVRALVDRLARAADVPVTAAAGYAGAPGVPAVVARNAEVLEVALRTGRGPGAHRLADVLLDYQLSRPSGALEPLAGLVAALEPRPELLRTLEVHLALDLDRRATAARLHLHPNTVDYRLRRIHRLTGLSPTRPQDCRSLAAALVARRFTGDQRA; via the coding sequence GTGACGGGTGACAAGGCGCCGCCGCGGATCGCGGGCCGGGCGGTGGCCCCCGCGCTGCGGGCGGGGGCCTCGGCGCTGGCGGCGCGCGTGGTGGAGCGGTTGACCGCCGAGCTGCCGGTGTACGCGGACCTGCCGCGCGAGGAGGTCGCGGGCGACATCACCGCGATCGTGCGGCACAACCTGCTGGTGTGCGCGGACGTGCTGGAGCGGCGCGGGCCCGCGACCGAGGTCGAGCTGCGCCCGCAGCGCGAGTCGGCGGAGCTGCGCGCCGAGGAGGGCGTGCCGCTGGAGGCGGTGCTGTCGGCGTACCAGCTGGGCGCGTCGCTGTGCTGCCGGGCGCTGATCGAGGACGCGGGGCCGGACGACCTGCCGACCGTGCTGGAGGTGGTGGAGGGGCTGCTGGGGTTCCAGCGGCAGCTGACCGCCGAGGTGACGCGCGCCTACCAGCGGGCCGCGCTCGACGGGCACGGGCGGTCCGGGCGGCACGCGCTGCTGGCCGCGCTGCTCGCCGGCGAGGGGCCGGAGGCGCCGGGCGGGTACCTGGCGCTGGAGCTGCTCCTGCCGCCGCACCGGGACGAGTCGGGGGCGGGCGCGCGGGTCTCGGCGCGGCGGAAGCTGCGGCGGGTGCTGGCGGTGCTGGACGGGTTCGCCGACGAGCCCGCGCTGACCGCGCTGGACCACGCGGGCGGCACCGCGCTGCTGCCGCTGGCGGCCGAGCCCGCGTGGCCGCGGGTGCGGGCGCTGGTGGACCGGCTGGCGCGGGCGGCGGACGTGCCGGTGACGGCGGCGGCCGGGTACGCGGGCGCGCCGGGGGTGCCCGCGGTGGTGGCGCGCAACGCGGAGGTGCTGGAGGTGGCGCTGCGGACCGGCCGGGGTCCCGGCGCGCACCGGTTGGCGGACGTGCTGCTGGACTACCAGCTGAGCAGGCCGAGCGGGGCGCTGGAGCCGCTGGCGGGGCTGGTGGCCGCGCTGGAGCCGAGGCCGGAGCTGCTGCGCACCCTGGAGGTGCACCTGGCGCTGGACCTGGACCGCAGGGCGACGGCGGCCCGGCTGCACCTGCACCCGAACACGGTCGACTACCGGTTGCGCCGCATCCACCGGTTGACCGGGCTGTCGCCGACCCGGCCGCAGGACTGCCGCAGCCTGGCGGCGGCGCTGGTGGCCCGCAGGTTCACCGGCGACCAGCGGGCGTGA
- a CDS encoding SGNH/GDSL hydrolase family protein, whose translation MTSASRRALLGLVALTASALTAIAVPAAATAQPLGYAALGDSMASGPLIPDFTGPLACGRSTRNYPHVLAATLGAALSDATCSGAQTKHLAQPQSLSLLGVPAGSAPPQFDVLRPDTGLVTITMGGNDVGLVGIAQDCVRWDPTAAPCNGEFQERLTQRLAELGPRLDTALTTITERSPAARVVVVGYGLYIRPGGCWPVQPVLALDADFLQDGVDRMNAVLADRAAAHGAEYVDLVAPSAGHDTCAPNAERWIEGYVPVTLAAPLHPNRRGEENYARVIAEHLSSSAEER comes from the coding sequence ATGACCAGCGCGTCCCGCCGTGCCCTGCTGGGCCTGGTCGCACTGACCGCGTCCGCACTGACCGCGATCGCCGTCCCCGCCGCCGCCACCGCGCAACCGCTCGGCTACGCCGCGCTGGGCGACTCGATGGCGTCCGGCCCGCTCATCCCGGACTTCACCGGCCCACTGGCCTGTGGCCGCTCCACCCGCAACTACCCGCACGTGCTCGCCGCGACCCTGGGCGCCGCACTGTCCGACGCCACCTGCAGCGGCGCCCAGACCAAGCACCTCGCGCAGCCGCAGTCGCTGTCCCTGCTCGGCGTCCCGGCGGGCAGCGCGCCGCCGCAGTTCGACGTGCTGCGCCCGGACACCGGCCTGGTCACGATCACCATGGGCGGCAACGACGTCGGCCTGGTCGGCATCGCCCAGGACTGCGTGCGCTGGGACCCGACCGCCGCCCCCTGCAACGGCGAGTTCCAGGAGCGCCTGACCCAGCGCCTGGCCGAGCTGGGCCCGCGACTGGACACCGCGCTCACCACCATCACCGAGCGCTCGCCCGCCGCGCGGGTGGTCGTGGTCGGGTACGGGCTGTACATCCGGCCCGGCGGCTGCTGGCCGGTGCAGCCGGTCCTCGCGCTTGACGCGGACTTCCTGCAGGACGGGGTGGACCGGATGAACGCCGTGCTCGCCGACCGGGCCGCCGCGCACGGCGCCGAGTACGTGGACCTGGTCGCCCCGAGCGCCGGGCACGACACCTGCGCGCCGAACGCCGAGCGCTGGATCGAGGGCTACGTCCCGGTCACCCTCGCCGCCCCGCTGCACCCGAACCGGCGCGGCGAGGAGAACTACGCCCGCGTGATCGCCGAGCACCTGTCGTCCAGTGCCGAGGAGCGCTGA
- a CDS encoding glycerate kinase family protein: MRIVVAPSGFKESLGAEAAADAIATGVRRVVPDADVDRVPLVDGGEGSAAALASATGGHLVDTTVTGPVGLPVHSHFAVLGDGRTAVVEMAAAAGLRLVPAHRRDPGLTTSRGVGELISAALDAGCDSVLVGCGDSGTSDGGAGALQALGVRVWDRHGREVAPGAAALAHARSVDVSGLDPRLAATTTRLAVNPHNVLCGPRGVARVFGPQKGASPQQVELLADALDNWADVLRRDLGADVALLPGSGASGGLGAGLSAVLGAPLLPRFDVLLDHVDLDARLAAADLVITAEGAIDAQTPHGKVPAEVARRAKAHGKPVIALAGTIGPRADAAYAAGIDAFQAILPRPVSLDEAILRGGEFLADAAERVLRLLLVGARLAPTG, translated from the coding sequence ATGCGGATCGTCGTAGCCCCCAGCGGCTTCAAGGAGAGCCTCGGCGCGGAGGCCGCCGCCGACGCCATCGCCACCGGCGTGCGCCGGGTCGTGCCCGACGCGGACGTCGACCGGGTGCCCCTGGTCGACGGCGGCGAGGGCTCGGCCGCCGCGCTCGCGAGCGCCACCGGCGGCCACCTGGTCGACACCACCGTCACCGGCCCGGTCGGGCTGCCGGTGCACTCGCACTTCGCGGTGCTCGGCGACGGCCGCACCGCCGTCGTGGAGATGGCCGCCGCCGCGGGCCTGCGGCTGGTGCCCGCGCACCGGCGCGACCCCGGCCTGACCACCAGCCGGGGCGTGGGCGAGCTGATCTCGGCCGCGCTGGACGCGGGCTGCGACTCGGTGCTGGTGGGCTGCGGCGACTCCGGCACCTCGGACGGCGGCGCGGGCGCGCTCCAGGCGCTGGGCGTGCGCGTCTGGGACCGGCACGGCCGCGAGGTCGCGCCGGGGGCGGCGGCGCTGGCGCACGCCCGCTCGGTGGACGTCTCCGGGCTCGACCCCAGGCTCGCCGCCACCACGACCCGGCTCGCGGTCAACCCGCACAACGTGCTGTGCGGACCGCGCGGCGTGGCCAGGGTGTTCGGGCCGCAGAAGGGCGCGTCGCCCCAGCAGGTGGAGCTGCTGGCGGACGCGCTGGACAACTGGGCCGACGTGCTGCGCCGCGACCTGGGCGCGGACGTGGCGCTGCTGCCCGGCTCCGGTGCGTCCGGCGGGCTCGGGGCCGGGCTGAGCGCGGTGCTCGGCGCGCCGCTGCTGCCCCGGTTCGACGTGCTGCTGGACCACGTCGACCTGGACGCCCGGCTGGCCGCCGCCGACCTGGTGATCACGGCCGAGGGCGCGATCGACGCCCAGACCCCGCACGGCAAGGTGCCCGCCGAGGTGGCGCGCCGCGCCAAGGCGCACGGCAAGCCGGTGATCGCGCTGGCGGGCACGATCGGCCCGCGCGCGGACGCGGCCTACGCGGCGGGCATCGACGCGTTCCAGGCGATCCTGCCGCGCCCGGTGTCGCTGGACGAGGCGATCCTGCGCGGCGGCGAGTTCCTGGCCGACGCGGCCGAGCGGGTGCTGCGGCTGCTCCTGGTGGGCGCGCGGCTCGCGCCGACCGGGTGA
- a CDS encoding ABC transporter permease subunit translates to MFKFGTAASRVVSVTAVVAAVGLVPWLAGRDPALSILRARSGEQEPTEEALGSIRRELGLDADPVALFGNWLAGALRGDLGTSWVNGQPVLESVLAGLGASMTLMGVALAGALLVAAALCAPTMRRGLRGDNGRGGAAAAAVLAAAPEFLLAALLIVVVSVWLGWLPPYGWQGPQHLVLPALAMALPAGAVLGRLVDDALPPVFGEQWVSLWRSWGCSRVVLARGVLRRALPPVLPQVGLSAVGIIGGAVAVEVVFAIPGVGRTALGAAESQDLPLLQGSVIVLLLVGVVVGVLAALARRWVLGPALRDAALITPPQAPARGHRVVVACAGGVVAVLTAWGLTRDPLRLDTAARLSAPGWAHPLGTDSLGRDVLARVGHGALATVGVAVAVCAFAFVVALLLGFLPSVTRAAAETANAVPPVIAGLLVAATLGPDGGSAALAVALVSWPVLSEHAASLVEEARAAQHVAENRALGASPVWTLRKHVLPAVVGPLARHAVLRLPSIALALASLGFLGLGTPPPAPEWGLLLSETLPYVERAPWATLAPAGALLALAVFAVSLAASARVPRRS, encoded by the coding sequence TTGTTCAAGTTCGGGACCGCGGCGTCCAGGGTCGTGTCCGTCACGGCCGTGGTCGCCGCGGTCGGCCTCGTGCCGTGGTTGGCCGGGCGGGACCCGGCGCTGTCGATCCTGCGCGCCCGCTCCGGCGAGCAGGAGCCGACCGAGGAGGCGCTCGGGTCGATCCGGCGCGAGCTCGGTCTGGACGCGGACCCGGTGGCGCTGTTCGGGAACTGGCTCGCGGGCGCGCTGCGCGGGGACCTCGGCACGTCGTGGGTCAACGGCCAGCCGGTGCTGGAGTCGGTGCTGGCCGGGCTCGGCGCGTCGATGACGCTGATGGGCGTGGCGCTGGCGGGCGCGCTGCTGGTGGCGGCGGCGCTGTGCGCGCCGACGATGCGGCGCGGGCTGCGCGGGGACAACGGGCGCGGCGGCGCGGCGGCGGCGGCGGTCCTGGCCGCGGCGCCGGAGTTCCTGCTCGCGGCGCTGCTGATCGTGGTGGTGTCGGTGTGGCTGGGCTGGTTGCCGCCGTACGGCTGGCAGGGCCCGCAGCACCTGGTGCTGCCCGCGCTGGCGATGGCGCTGCCCGCGGGCGCGGTGCTGGGCAGGCTGGTGGACGACGCGCTGCCACCGGTGTTCGGCGAGCAGTGGGTGTCGCTGTGGCGGTCGTGGGGCTGCTCGCGGGTGGTGCTGGCGCGGGGCGTGCTGCGGCGCGCGCTGCCGCCGGTGCTGCCGCAGGTGGGGCTCTCGGCGGTCGGGATCATCGGCGGCGCGGTGGCGGTGGAGGTGGTGTTCGCGATCCCCGGCGTCGGACGGACCGCGCTGGGCGCCGCCGAGTCGCAGGACCTGCCGCTGCTGCAGGGCTCGGTGATCGTGCTGCTGCTGGTGGGCGTGGTCGTCGGGGTGCTGGCGGCGCTGGCCCGGCGGTGGGTGCTCGGCCCGGCGCTGCGCGACGCGGCGCTGATCACGCCCCCGCAGGCGCCGGCGCGCGGGCACCGGGTCGTGGTGGCGTGCGCGGGCGGCGTGGTGGCGGTGCTGACGGCGTGGGGGCTGACCCGCGACCCGCTGCGCCTGGACACCGCCGCGCGGCTGTCCGCGCCGGGCTGGGCGCACCCGCTGGGCACCGACTCGCTGGGGCGGGACGTGCTGGCGCGGGTCGGGCACGGGGCGCTGGCGACGGTGGGCGTGGCGGTCGCGGTGTGCGCGTTCGCGTTCGTCGTGGCCCTGCTGCTGGGGTTCCTGCCCTCGGTGACGCGGGCGGCGGCGGAGACGGCGAACGCGGTGCCGCCGGTGATCGCGGGGCTGCTGGTGGCGGCGACGCTCGGGCCGGACGGGGGCAGCGCGGCGCTGGCCGTGGCGCTGGTGTCCTGGCCGGTGCTGTCGGAGCACGCGGCGTCGCTGGTCGAGGAGGCTCGGGCGGCGCAGCACGTGGCGGAGAACCGGGCGCTGGGCGCGAGTCCGGTGTGGACGTTGCGCAAGCACGTGCTACCGGCCGTGGTCGGGCCGCTGGCGCGACACGCCGTGCTGCGGCTGCCGAGCATCGCGCTGGCGCTGGCGTCCCTGGGATTCCTCGGGCTGGGCACTCCGCCGCCCGCCCCCGAGTGGGGCCTGCTGCTGTCGGAGACCCTGCCGTACGTGGAGCGCGCGCCGTGGGCGACGCTGGCCCCCGCGGGCGCCCTGCTGGCGCTGGCGGTGTTCGCCGTGTCCCTGGCCGCCTCAGCCCGTGTTCCGAGGAGGTCGTAG
- a CDS encoding ABC transporter substrate-binding protein → MRFPTSLALLTVPLLLATSGCFAGEQAAEGPTSDRIKIAMLQPPRFGLTPFSDDAFKLSRWSTAETLVKLDADGNALPGLATDWTRTSDTAWELTVREGVKFHDGSDLTADAVVNTLTRAGKASPKPRILDGVQLTAQAAGNKVTVTTATPDPLVPQRLSSPQLAILAPGAYAEDGKVNPVGTGSGPFELVEVGGTSTATLDRFDGYWGEKAKASGLDVSFVPDGTARAASVRTGEAHIAETIPVSQAALLDPALLTEVPMPRTNTLYLNTRSGPMADPALRAAVREAVDAEEIVKGVYEGRADVAKGLLGPALPWTVDEREPLADRTAPGAANGASITIGTFTDRAELPEVASIVQQRLEDAGFTVKQDVREYAHIEQDALAGKFDVFILSRATVLDSGDPVAYLRSDFTCGGSFNLAKLCDPAVDAAVQAAEGAEAGPERRAAILAAEAAILRTDAGIPMLHERVIQADAANVADSVKDPRERALVTSATHLR, encoded by the coding sequence GTGCGCTTCCCCACCTCGCTCGCCCTGCTCACCGTCCCCCTGCTGCTCGCCACGTCGGGCTGCTTCGCGGGCGAGCAGGCGGCGGAAGGTCCGACCTCGGACCGCATCAAGATCGCCATGCTCCAGCCGCCGCGCTTCGGCCTGACCCCGTTCAGCGACGACGCGTTCAAGCTGTCCCGCTGGTCGACCGCCGAGACCCTGGTGAAGCTGGACGCGGACGGCAACGCCCTGCCCGGTCTGGCGACCGACTGGACCAGGACCTCCGACACCGCCTGGGAGCTGACCGTCCGCGAGGGCGTGAAGTTCCACGACGGCAGCGACCTGACCGCCGACGCCGTGGTGAACACGCTGACCCGCGCCGGGAAGGCGTCGCCGAAGCCGCGCATCCTGGACGGCGTCCAGCTCACCGCGCAGGCCGCCGGGAACAAGGTCACCGTCACCACCGCGACCCCCGACCCCCTGGTGCCGCAACGGCTCTCGTCGCCGCAGCTGGCGATCCTGGCGCCGGGCGCGTACGCCGAGGACGGCAAGGTCAACCCGGTCGGCACCGGCAGCGGGCCGTTCGAGCTGGTGGAGGTCGGCGGCACGAGCACCGCGACGCTGGACCGGTTCGACGGCTACTGGGGCGAGAAGGCCAAGGCCTCCGGCCTGGACGTGTCGTTCGTCCCGGACGGCACGGCGCGCGCCGCGTCGGTGCGCACCGGCGAGGCGCACATCGCCGAGACGATCCCGGTGTCGCAGGCGGCGCTGCTGGACCCGGCGCTGCTGACCGAGGTGCCGATGCCGCGCACCAACACGCTGTACCTGAACACGCGCAGCGGCCCGATGGCCGACCCGGCGCTGCGCGCGGCGGTGCGCGAGGCCGTGGACGCCGAGGAGATCGTGAAGGGCGTCTACGAGGGCCGCGCGGACGTCGCGAAGGGCCTGCTGGGCCCGGCGCTGCCGTGGACCGTGGACGAGCGCGAGCCGCTGGCCGACCGGACCGCTCCGGGCGCCGCGAACGGCGCGTCGATCACCATCGGCACCTTCACCGACCGGGCCGAGCTGCCCGAGGTGGCCTCCATCGTGCAGCAGCGGCTGGAGGACGCCGGGTTCACCGTGAAGCAGGACGTCCGCGAGTACGCGCACATCGAGCAGGACGCGCTGGCGGGCAAGTTCGACGTCTTCATCCTGTCGCGGGCGACCGTGCTCGACTCCGGCGACCCGGTCGCCTACCTGCGCTCGGACTTCACCTGCGGCGGGTCGTTCAACCTCGCCAAGCTGTGCGACCCGGCCGTGGACGCGGCGGTGCAGGCCGCGGAGGGCGCCGAGGCCGGTCCCGAGCGGCGTGCGGCGATCCTGGCCGCCGAGGCGGCGATCCTGCGCACCGACGCGGGCATCCCCATGCTGCACGAGCGGGTCATCCAGGCGGACGCGGCGAACGTCGCGGACTCGGTGAAGGACCCGCGCGAGCGGGCGCTGGTCACCTCCGCCACGCACCTGCGCTGA